One window from the genome of Arthrobacter sp. FW305-BF8 encodes:
- a CDS encoding GntR family transcriptional regulator codes for MTKADEAYLLLADMIETGRLEPGTFHTEVGLVEEVGLGRTPLREAVQRLDRDHLVRIRPGRGIEIPSNSVDEQLRRLEVRRAMEALAVALACERATSAQLAGIQALTEELDDIHELEDYARVVRETHGMLCQAAHNEYLADAMTPLQGLSRRFWLAHVVDGPEEVLSGKRLHLQMLRSILARDAEAAQQASLQLNDYLVRFALSVATRNARVGRLGAPQY; via the coding sequence ATGACGAAGGCTGACGAGGCGTATCTGTTACTCGCCGACATGATTGAAACGGGCCGCCTGGAGCCGGGGACCTTTCATACCGAGGTTGGCCTCGTTGAGGAGGTGGGGCTCGGCAGGACGCCGCTGCGGGAAGCCGTCCAGCGCCTGGACCGTGATCACCTGGTCCGCATCAGGCCCGGACGGGGGATCGAAATCCCCTCAAACTCTGTGGATGAACAACTGCGGCGGCTCGAAGTGCGGCGGGCAATGGAGGCTCTTGCTGTGGCTTTGGCATGTGAACGGGCGACATCAGCGCAGCTCGCCGGCATCCAGGCCCTAACTGAGGAGCTGGACGACATCCACGAACTGGAGGACTACGCCCGGGTGGTGCGCGAAACCCACGGCATGCTCTGCCAAGCAGCACACAACGAGTATTTAGCGGATGCGATGACACCGCTACAGGGCTTATCCCGCCGCTTCTGGCTGGCTCACGTTGTTGACGGTCCCGAAGAAGTGCTGTCAGGAAAGCGACTGCACCTGCAGATGCTACGGTCCATTTTGGCTCGCGATGCAGAGGCCGCCCAACAGGCATCCCTCCAGCTCAACGACTACTTGGTCCGGTTCGCACTCAGCGTCGCGACCCGCAACGCAAGAGTGGGTCGCCTGGGGGCACCGCAGTACTAG